From a single Silene latifolia isolate original U9 population chromosome 6, ASM4854445v1, whole genome shotgun sequence genomic region:
- the LOC141586103 gene encoding uncharacterized protein LOC141586103, with the protein MSFLYRFKPVSKRFNSIISHPQFLRFYVSRVSPPSSWAILDRIPRLAPESTHPTRFDIVDRPKISICNINPRKLAADPATDPARSKYPTAILHTSNGLILFTLHINRDPHKEHKKRPNTVAWVFEEESLFVVDPITGEWVGLPKPHCFIHKRTHVGFTTRVDPETGVVDRFMAAEYRPLIGSAKATLLCFVSDTGKWVEKTANYMLGMHIWRAEGSFEFNGKFFWVDLSAGLMTWDVKDNDYFGSLESNEKAVCRFIPLPKGRMKPYYTPGLHNERWVGTGGGFVQFVEVFKEGNCALKMWRLKNCEGGEWSLMYEVSRENVERFFSCEKDGGMPRPCFVHPFEADVVYFETGDRIFSLNLRTQTVENVNVFTPHEFVLPFVLPESPSPIPKRLYAAYAKEEGNEYFKSQNFTKAIECYSKSIDLSPNAAFFAYRAMTYMKLNKYQEAENDYTESLKLDANYFKVYWLRALARKELGNLKGALEDVELALKLKPEIEELKKLQAELKFMLEKVSSTGSESGTEGEGRG; encoded by the exons ATGTCTTTTTTATACCGTTTCAAACCCGTTTCGAAACGATTCAATTCCATAATTTCGCACCCCCAGTTTCTTCGATTCTACGTTTCTCGCGTTAGTCCTCCTTCTTCATGGGCGATTCTCGACCGAATCCCCCGACTCGCTCCCGAGTCGACTCACCCAACTCGGTTCGACATCGTTGATCGCCCAAAAATCTCAATTTGCAACATAAACCCTAGAAAATTAGCTGCCGACCCGGCTACTGATCCGGCCCGGTCCAAATACCCGACTGCTATACTCCATACTAGTAACGGGTTGATACTTTTTACACTGCATATTAACCGTGACCCGCATAAGGAGCACAAGAAGCGTCCGAATACTGTTGCGTGGGTATTCGAAGAGGAATCATTGTTTGTTGTTGACCCGATTACAGGTGAATGGGTTGGGCTTCCGAAGCCGCATTGTTTCATTCATAAGAGGACACATGTTGGGTTTACGACCCGGGTTGACCCGGAAACTGGTGTGGTGGATAGGTTTATGGCGGCCGAGTATCGACCACTTATCGGGTCGGCGAAGGCGACTTTGTTGTGTTTTGTGTCGGATACCGGTAAATGGGTCGAAAAGACCGCGAATTATATGCTGGGGATGCATATTTGGAGGGCAGAAGGGTCATTTGAGTTTAATGGGAaatttttttgggttgatttgagTGCTGGGTTGATGACTTGGGATGTCAAGGATAATGATTATTTTGGGAGTTTAGAGAGTAATGAGAAGGCTGTTTGTCGGTTTATTCCGTTACCAAAGGGGAGGATGAAGCCTTATTATACGCCTGGGTTGCACAATGAGAGGTGGGTTGGTACTGGAGGCGGGTTTGTGCAGTTTGTGGAGGTGTTTAAGGAGGGAAATTGtgctttgaagatgtggagatTGAAGAATTGTGAGGGTGGTGAGTGGAGTTTGATGTATGAGGTGTCGAGGGAAAATGTCGAAAGGTTTTTCTCTTGTGAGAAGGATGGTGGGATGCCTAGGCCGTGTTTTGTTCATCCGTTTGAGGCGGATGTTGTGTATTTTGAGACAGGTGATCGTATATTTTCATTGAATCTTCGTACTCAAACGGTTGAGAATGTTAATGTGTTTACTCCACATGAATTTGTACTTCCATTTGTTCTGCCAGAGTCGCCTTCTCCCATCCCGAAACGCCTAT ACGCAGCTTATGCGAAAGAAGAGGGTAATGAGTATTTTAAGAGCCAGAACTTCACCAAAGCCATAGAGTGCTACTCTAAGAGCATCGATCTGTCACCAAATGCAGCATTTTTCGCATATAGGGCTATGACGTATATGAAGCTGAACAAATATCAAGAGGCGGAGAATGACTACACCGAGTCCTTGAAGCTTGATGCTAACTATTTCAAGGTTTATTGGCTCCGAGCACTAGCTAGAAAAGAGCTTGGCAATCTCAAAGGAGCTTTGGAGGATGTCGAACTTGCCCTGAAGTTGAAACCGGAAATTGAAGAACTCAAGAAGCTACAAGCTGAGCTCAAGTTCATGCTTGAGAAG GTGTCCAGTACAGGATCTGAATCTGGTACGGAAGGTGAAGGCCGAGGGTAA
- the LOC141586104 gene encoding ATG8-interacting protein 2-like produces MADNEGEEAISHANEGEVPKTAENEEGARGNDWEVVSLTASAYAAAPGPKGDESIHEDNGSAVTGNEEPETSRTLFMSGHFVFPPSQHENLPIVPEKIEHPTGDQPDDLVSEMNVLKEGKFEEKENEKWGIEGLDVSKEFPDIPLFEEKSHVNEQTSPHGPNVDDKEEDFYEAVIGGSVAYDGSAVVNDLAEASNDVRDPSYPISQVPESGKEDETDDSELPCEAWWKRGVASLCAQAKETSGFWSIFVAAAVMGLVVLGQRWQQERWQVLHQRWQLSVGDEKSGRILSRLKDVIIGGSRRGTYVTAASAEH; encoded by the exons ATGGCTGATAATGAGGGAGAGGAAGCTATCTCACATGCAAATGAAGGTGAAGTTCCGAAGACTGCTGAAAATGAGGAGGGAGCACGTGGAAATGATTGGGAAGTTGTATCACTAACGGCATCAGCATATGCGGCAGCTCCTGGGCCGAAGGGAGATGAATCTATTCATGAGGATAATGGCAGTGCGGTAACTGGGAACGAAGAACCAGAAACTTCGCGGACTTTGTTTATGTCTGGTCATTTTGTGTTTCCGCCAAGTCAACATGAGAATTTGCCAATCGTGCCTGAAAAAATAGAACATCCCACGGGTGATCAACCAGACGACCTTGTTTCTGAAATGAATGTGTTGAAAGAGGGCAAGTTTGAGGAGAAGGAAAATGAAAAATGGGGGATCGAAGGGTTGGATGTGAGCAAAGAATTTCCTGATATTCCATTATTCGAGGAAAAAAGTCATGTTAATGAACAGACCTCTCCGCATGGGCCGAATGTTGATGATAAAGAAGAGGACTTTTATGAGGCTGTTATTGGTGGTTCAGTTGCATATGATGGAAGTGCTGTTGTGAATGATTTAGCTGAAGCATCTAACGATGTTAGAGATCCATCATATCCAATTTCTCAGGTTCCAGAATCAGGAAAGGAGGATGAAACTGATGACTCTGAGCTTCCTTGTGAGGCATGGTGGAAAAGAGGGGTGGCCTCCTTGTGTGCTCAAGCAAAAGAAACTAGTGGATTCTGGTCTATTTTTGTTGCTGCAGCTGTAATGGGTCTTGTCGTTCTTGGACAGAGGTGGCAGCAGGAGAGGTGGCAAGTTTTGCACCAGAGGTGGCAGCTCAGCGTTGGCGATGAG AAATCGGGAAGGATTTTATCACGCTTGAAAGATGTGATTATTGGTGGAAGTCGCCGTGGTACTTATGTCACTGCTGCCTCAGCTGAGCATTAA